One window of the Saccopteryx bilineata isolate mSacBil1 chromosome 2, mSacBil1_pri_phased_curated, whole genome shotgun sequence genome contains the following:
- the SAPCD2 gene encoding suppressor APC domain-containing protein 2 translates to MAGAAMAEPGCPPPAAPPEPGTEGLPRAFLQSLRTLFDILDDQRRGYVHLREIESRWQGADAREMPRGVLEGLRQVAPASGYLTFERFVAGLRTSLLGTDRGARGPARASARGGGGPVRAGGGQPPPPPPQRLVFAPADEPRTVLERKPLPLGARPPTTGPGGAARSLEKLCGPAEAALGLAEPERPQGAALERSPSADAGAVGCRAWELGVGDARRAPRARGERRRHTITNGVDCDLLKQMAELEQEKEVLLQGLQMMARGRDWYQQQLQRVQERQRRLSQSRASADFGAEGSPRPLGRLLPKVQEVARCLGELLTAACAGTALPSPSLGPACAAPAPTSAPALGWQQQTILMLKEQNRLLTQEVTNKSERITQLEQEKSALIKQLFEARALSQQDTGPLDSTFI, encoded by the exons ATGGCGGGAGCTGCGATGGCCGAGCCGGGCTGCCCGCCCCCCGCGGCGCCTCCCGAGCCCGGCACCGAGGGGCTACCGCGAGCCTTTCTCCAGAGCCTGCGCACCCTCTTCGACATCCTGGACGACCAGCGGCGCGGCTACGTGCACCTGCGCGAGATCGAGTCCCGCTGGCAGGGCGCCGACGCGCGCGAGATGCCCCGCGGCGTGCTGGAGGGCCTGCGCCAGGTGGCCCCGGCCAGCGGCTACCTGACTTTCGAGCGCTTCGTGGCCGGCTTGCGCACCTCGCTGCTGGGCACCGACCGCGGCGCGCGGGGCCCGGCGCGCGCCTCGGCCCGGGGAGGAGGCGGCCCCGTGCGGGCCGGGGGGGGCCAgccgcccccgccgcccccgCAGCGGCTCGTGTTCGCGCCGGCCGACGAGCCGCGCACGGTCCTGGAAAGGAAGCCCCTGCCCCTGGGCGCGCGCCCCCCCACGACCGGCCCCGGCGGTGCGGCCCGGAGCCTAGAGAAGCTGTGCGGCCCGGCGGAGGCGGCGCTCGGCCTCGCGGAGCCCGAGCGGCCGCAGGGCGCGGCGCTGGAGCGGAGCCCGAGCGCGGATGCCG GTGCAGTGGGCTGCAGGGCCTGGGAGCTCGGCGTGGGGGATGCCCGGCGGGCCCCCCGTGCCCGGGGTGAGCGTCGGAGACACACCATCACCAATGGAGTGGACTGTGACCTG CTGAAGCAGATGGCGGAGCTGGAGCAGGAGAAGGAGGTGTTGCTGCAGGGTCTGCAGATGATGGCGCGGGGCCGCGACTGGTaccagcagcagctgcagcgcgTGCAGGAGCGCCAGCGCCGCCTGAGCCAGAGCAGGGCCAGTGCT GACTTTGGGGCGGAGGGGAGCCCCCGCCCGCTGGGACGTCTGCTGCCCAAGGTACAGGAGGTGGCCCGGTGTCTGGGGGAGCTGCTGACCGCAGCCTGTGCTGGCACG GCTCTGCCCTCGCCTTCCTTGGGGCCCGCCTGCGCGGCCCCGGCCCCCACCTCAGCCCCGGCGCTCGGCTGGCAGCAGCAGACCATCCTGATGCTGAAAGAGCAGAACCGACTCCTCACCCAG GAGGTGACCAACAAGAGTGAACGGATCACTCAGCTGGAGCAGGAGAAGTCGGCCCTCATCAAGCAGCTGTTTGAGGCCCGTGCCCTCAGCCAGCAGGACACCGGGCCCCTGGACTCCACCTTCATCTAG
- the UAP1L1 gene encoding UDP-N-acetylhexosamine pyrophosphorylase-like protein 1 isoform X2 yields MASEQDVRARLQRAGQEHLLRFCAELAPGPRAALLAELEPLEPEALREHCQRAAAACARPPGPPPDLAQRLQPLPPERVGSVSRSDPETRRLWEEEGFHQIALNKVAVLLLAGGQGTRLGVTYPKGMYQVGLPSQKTLYQLQAERIRRVEQLAGERHGTHCTVPWYIMTSEFTLEPTATFFKEHDFFHLDPNNVVMFEQRMLPAVAFDGRAILERKDKVAMAPDGNGGLYCALADHQILEDMGRRGVEFVHVYCVDNILARLADPAFIGFCVLQGADCGAKVVEKAYPEEPVGVVCQVDGVPQVVEYSEISPEVASLRGPDGVLLYNAGNICNHFFTRRFLQVVTREFEPLLKPHVAVKKVPYVDEEGNLVKPLKPNGIKMEKFVFDVFQFAENFVAFEVPREEEFAPLKNADSADRDNPTMARRALLTQHYRWARQAGARFVDACGARLPELLSLSGSEEPPAVCEISPLVSYSGEGLEVYLQGREFQSPLILDENGVRELQS; encoded by the exons ATGGCTTCGGAGCAGGACGTGCGCGCCCGGCTGCAGCGCGCGGGCCAGGAGCACCTCCTGCGCTTCTGCGCGGAGCTGGCGCCGGGGCCGCGCGCCGCGCTGCTGGCGGAGCTGGAGCCGCTGGAACCCGAGGCCCTGCGCGAGCACTGCCAGCGCGCAGCCGCGGCCTGTGCGCGACCCCCGGGCCCGCCGCCGGACTTGGCCCAACGCCTACAGCCCCTGCCCCCCGAGCGCGTGGGCAGCGTGAGCCGCAGCGACCCCGAGACTCGCCGGCTCTGGGAGGAGGAAG GTTTCCACCAGATCGCCCTGAACAAGGTGGCGGTGCTGCTGCTGGCTGGAGGGCAGGGCACTCGCCTGGGTGTGACCTACCCCAAGGGCATGTATCAGGTGGGGCTGCCCAGCCAGAAGACCCTGTATCAGCTGCAGGCAGAGCGGATTCGGCGGGTGGAACAGCTGGCTGGCGAGCGCCATGGAACCCACTGCACGGTGCCCTG GTACATCATGACAAGTGAGTTCACGCTGGAGCCCACGGCCACGTTCTTCAAGGAGCATGACTTCTTCCACCTGGACCCCAACAATGTGGTCATGTTTGAGCAGCGCATGCTGCCTGCTGTGGCCTTCGATGGCAGGGCCATCCTGGAGCGGAAGGACAAGGTTGCCATGGCCCCAG ATGGCAACGGGGGCCTGTACTGCGCGCTGGCGGACCACCAGATTTTAGAGGACATGGGACGCCGAGGAGTGGAGTTTGTGCACGTGTACTGTGTGGACAACATCCTGGCCCGGCTGGCGGACCCTGCCTTCATCGGCTTCTGCGTGCTGCAAGGCGCGGACTGCGGCGCCAAG GTGGTGGAAAAGGCTTACCCTGAGGAGCCGGTGGGCgtggtgtgccaggtggatggCGTCCCCCAGGTGGTGGAGTACAGTGAGATCAGCCCGGAGGTCGCGAGCCTCCGCGGGCCCGACGGGGTCCTGCTCTACAATGCAGGCAACATCTGCAACCACTTCTTCACTCGACGCTTCCTCCAGGTGGTAACCAG GGAGTTTGAGCCTTTGCTGAAGCCACACGTGGCTGTGAAGAAGGTCCCGTACGTGGACGAGGAGGGAAATCTGGTCAAGCCGCTAAAACCAAACGGGATAAAGATGGAGAAGTTCGTGTTTGATGTGTTCCAGTTTGCTGA GAACTTTGTGGCCTTTGAGGTACCGCGGGAGGAGGAGTTCGCCCCTCTGAAGAATGCTGACTCTGCTGACAGGGACAATCCCACCATGGCCCGGCGGGCCCTGCTCACCCAGCACTACCGCTGGGCCCGGCAGGCAGGGGCCCGCTTTGTGGATGCCTGTGGGGCCCGGCTTCCCGAGCTGCTCAG CCTGTCCGGCAGTGAAGAGCCTCCAGCCGTCTGTGAGATCTCGCCGTTGGTGTCTTACTCTGGAGAG GGACTGGAGGTGTACCTGCAAGGCCGAGAGTTCCAGTCCCCACTCATCCTGGACGAGAACGGGGTCAGGGAATTACAGTCCTGA
- the UAP1L1 gene encoding UDP-N-acetylhexosamine pyrophosphorylase-like protein 1 isoform X1: MASEQDVRARLQRAGQEHLLRFCAELAPGPRAALLAELEPLEPEALREHCQRAAAACARPPGPPPDLAQRLQPLPPERVGSVSRSDPETRRLWEEEGFHQIALNKVAVLLLAGGQGTRLGVTYPKGMYQVGLPSQKTLYQLQAERIRRVEQLAGERHGTHCTVPWYIMTSEFTLEPTATFFKEHDFFHLDPNNVVMFEQRMLPAVAFDGRAILERKDKVAMAPDGNGGLYCALADHQILEDMGRRGVEFVHVYCVDNILARLADPAFIGFCVLQGADCGAKVVEKAYPEEPVGVVCQVDGVPQVVEYSEISPEVASLRGPDGVLLYNAGNICNHFFTRRFLQVVTREFEPLLKPHVAVKKVPYVDEEGNLVKPLKPNGIKMEKFVFDVFQFAENFVAFEVPREEEFAPLKNADSADRDNPTMARRALLTQHYRWARQAGARFVDACGARLPELLRVHTSEQILTSGPALSLSGSEEPPAVCEISPLVSYSGEGLEVYLQGREFQSPLILDENGVRELQS, translated from the exons ATGGCTTCGGAGCAGGACGTGCGCGCCCGGCTGCAGCGCGCGGGCCAGGAGCACCTCCTGCGCTTCTGCGCGGAGCTGGCGCCGGGGCCGCGCGCCGCGCTGCTGGCGGAGCTGGAGCCGCTGGAACCCGAGGCCCTGCGCGAGCACTGCCAGCGCGCAGCCGCGGCCTGTGCGCGACCCCCGGGCCCGCCGCCGGACTTGGCCCAACGCCTACAGCCCCTGCCCCCCGAGCGCGTGGGCAGCGTGAGCCGCAGCGACCCCGAGACTCGCCGGCTCTGGGAGGAGGAAG GTTTCCACCAGATCGCCCTGAACAAGGTGGCGGTGCTGCTGCTGGCTGGAGGGCAGGGCACTCGCCTGGGTGTGACCTACCCCAAGGGCATGTATCAGGTGGGGCTGCCCAGCCAGAAGACCCTGTATCAGCTGCAGGCAGAGCGGATTCGGCGGGTGGAACAGCTGGCTGGCGAGCGCCATGGAACCCACTGCACGGTGCCCTG GTACATCATGACAAGTGAGTTCACGCTGGAGCCCACGGCCACGTTCTTCAAGGAGCATGACTTCTTCCACCTGGACCCCAACAATGTGGTCATGTTTGAGCAGCGCATGCTGCCTGCTGTGGCCTTCGATGGCAGGGCCATCCTGGAGCGGAAGGACAAGGTTGCCATGGCCCCAG ATGGCAACGGGGGCCTGTACTGCGCGCTGGCGGACCACCAGATTTTAGAGGACATGGGACGCCGAGGAGTGGAGTTTGTGCACGTGTACTGTGTGGACAACATCCTGGCCCGGCTGGCGGACCCTGCCTTCATCGGCTTCTGCGTGCTGCAAGGCGCGGACTGCGGCGCCAAG GTGGTGGAAAAGGCTTACCCTGAGGAGCCGGTGGGCgtggtgtgccaggtggatggCGTCCCCCAGGTGGTGGAGTACAGTGAGATCAGCCCGGAGGTCGCGAGCCTCCGCGGGCCCGACGGGGTCCTGCTCTACAATGCAGGCAACATCTGCAACCACTTCTTCACTCGACGCTTCCTCCAGGTGGTAACCAG GGAGTTTGAGCCTTTGCTGAAGCCACACGTGGCTGTGAAGAAGGTCCCGTACGTGGACGAGGAGGGAAATCTGGTCAAGCCGCTAAAACCAAACGGGATAAAGATGGAGAAGTTCGTGTTTGATGTGTTCCAGTTTGCTGA GAACTTTGTGGCCTTTGAGGTACCGCGGGAGGAGGAGTTCGCCCCTCTGAAGAATGCTGACTCTGCTGACAGGGACAATCCCACCATGGCCCGGCGGGCCCTGCTCACCCAGCACTACCGCTGGGCCCGGCAGGCAGGGGCCCGCTTTGTGGATGCCTGTGGGGCCCGGCTTCCCGAGCTGCTCAG GGTACACACCTCTGAGCAGATTCTGACAAGTGGACCTGCCCTCAGCCTGTCCGGCAGTGAAGAGCCTCCAGCCGTCTGTGAGATCTCGCCGTTGGTGTCTTACTCTGGAGAG GGACTGGAGGTGTACCTGCAAGGCCGAGAGTTCCAGTCCCCACTCATCCTGGACGAGAACGGGGTCAGGGAATTACAGTCCTGA